One region of Raphanus sativus cultivar WK10039 unplaced genomic scaffold, ASM80110v3 Scaffold0311, whole genome shotgun sequence genomic DNA includes:
- the LOC108809653 gene encoding vacuolar sorting protein 18, with amino-acid sequence MDQGRQVFSVDLLERYAAKNRGMITCMAAGNDVIVLGTSKGWIIRHDFGVGSSYDIDLSVGRTGEQSIHKVFVDPGGSHCVATVTGVGGAETFYTHAKWLKPRVLSRLKGLLVNSVAWNRQQITEVSTKEIILGTQDGQLFEMAVDEKDKREKYIKFLFELEELPEAFMALQMETANISSGMRYYVMAVTPTRLYSFTGIGTLESVFASYKERAVHFMELPGEIPNSELHFFIKQRRAVHFAWLSGTGIYHGGLNFGAQHSYPNGDENFVESKALLDYSKLSDGTEIVKPSSMALSEYHFLLLIGNKVKVVNRISEQIIEELQFDITADSASRGIIGLCSDASAGLFYAYDQNSIFQVSVIDEGRDMWKVYLDLKVFAAALANCRDPLQRDQVYLVQAEAAFADKEYLRAASFYSKINYVISFEEVTLKFISINEPEALRTFLLRKLDTLSKDDKCQITMISTWATELYLDKINRILLEDDTAIENRNSEYHSVIQEFRAFMSDCKDVLDEATTMKLLESYGRVEELVYFANLKEQYEIVIHHYIQQGEAKKALEVLQKSSVSDELQYKFAPELIMLDAYETVEAWMASKNLNPRRLITAMMRYSSEPHAKNETHEVIKYLEFCVHSLHNEDPGIHNLLLSLYAKQEDDSALLRFLQCKFGKGRENGPEFFYDPKYALRLCLKEKRTRACVHIYSMMSMHEEAVALALQIDPELAMAEADKVEDDEDLRKKLWLMVAKHVVKQEKGAKRENIRKAIAFLKETDGLLKIEDILPFFPDFALIDDFKEAICSSLEDYNKQIEQLKEEMNDATRGADNIRNDISALTQRYAVIDREEECGVCKRKILTMTGDFRMAQGYTSSGPLAPFYVFPCGHSFHAQCLITHVTSCAHEEQAEHILDLQKQLTLLGSETRRDINGNRSDEPVTSTTTADKLRSELDDAIASECPFCGELMINEITLPFIKPEETQHSASWDLRPQTNLANQRTISLPV; translated from the exons ATGGATCAAGGAAGGCAAGTGTTTTCAGTTGATCTTCTAGAGAGATATGCCGCGAAGAATCGTGGCATGATCACATGTATGGCTGCTGGAAACGATGTAATTGTTCTGGGAACAAGCAAAGGATGGATCATCCGCCATGATTTTGGAGTTGGGAGTTCTTATG ATATCGATCTCTCTGTTGGTCGAACTGGGGAGCAATCGATTCACAAGGTTTTTGTTGACCCTGGTGGTAGCCATTGCGTTGCTACGGTGACTGGTGTTGGAGGAGCTGAAACTTTTTATACTCATGCTAAATGGCTTAAGCCGCGTGTGTTGAGCCGCTTGAAAGGTTTGCTGGTTAACTCGGTCGCTTGGAACAGGCAACAGATTACAGAAG TTTCAACTAAGGAGATCATCCTGGGCACTCAAGATGGTCAGCTATTTGAGATGGCTGTTGATGAGAAAGATAAGAGAGAGAAGTACATCAAGTTTTTGTTCGAACTAGAAGAACTTCCGGAGGCCTTCATGGCTTTACAG ATGGAAACAGCCAACATCAGCAGTGGAATGAGATACTATGTGATGGCTGTAACTCCCACTCGACTCTACTCGTTCACCGGGATTGGAACATTAGAA TCTGTTTTTGCTAGTTATAAAGAACGTGCAGTTCATTTTATGGAACTTCCTGGGGAAATACCAAACAG TGAACTACATTTCTTTATAAAGCAACGAAGAGCTGTGCATTTTGCGTGGCTTTCAGGAACAGGAATTTATCATGGTGGCCTAAATTTTGGTGCTCAACACAG TTACCCAAATGGTGATGAGAACTTTGTGGAGAGCAAAGCGCTCTTAGACTACTCAAAACTGAGTGATGGCACTGAAATAGTCAAGCCTAGTTCGATGGCACTCTCAGAATATCATTTCTTGCTTCTTATTGGGAATAAGGTTAAG GTAGTGAATCGGATAAGTGAACAAATCATTGAAGAGCTCCAGTTTGATATAACGGCAGATTCAGCTTCGAGGGGCATAATTGGACTTTGCAGCGATGCATCTGCTGGTCTTTTCTATGCGTATGATCAGAATTCGATCTTTCAG GTTTCTGTGATTGATGAAGGCAGAGATATGTGGAAGGTTTACCTAGACTTGAAAGTTTTTGCTGCAGCTTTAGCAAACTGCCGTGATCCCCTCCAGAGAGACCAAGTTTATTTAGTTCAG GCAGAGGCTGCATTTGCCGACAAGGAATATCTGCGAGCAGCATCATTCTATTCCAAA ATCAATTATGTAATATCTTTTGAAGAGGTTACGTTGAAGTTTATTAGTATAAACGAACCg GAAGCTTTGAGAACATTCTTGTTACGGAAGCTTGATACTCTTTCAAAGGATGATAAATGCCAAATTACAATGATATCAACATGGGCAACTGAGCTGTATCTGGACAAG ATAAATCGGATACTTTTGGAAGATGATACTGCTATAGAAAACCGTAACTCAGAGTATCACTCAGTCATTCAAGAATTCCGTGCTTTCATGAGCGACTGCAAGGATGTATTAGATGAGGCAACCACCATGAAACTTCTAGAGAG TTATGGTCGGGTTGAAGAGTTGGTATATTTTGCAAACCTGAAGGAGCAATATGAAATCGTTATTCACCATTATATTCAG CAAGGGGAAGCAAAGAAAGCTTTGGAGGTGCTCCAGAAATCTTCAGTTTCAGATGAGCTTCAG tATAAATTTGCGCCAGAACTTATCATGCTCGACGCGTATGAAACCGTGGAAGCATGGATGGCCAGTAAAAATCTTAATCCAAGGAGACTAATTACTGCAATGATGCGTTACTCAAGCGAACCACATGCAAA GAACGAAACACATGAAGTCATAAAATATCTTGAGTTTTGCGTCCATAGTTTGCATAACGAGGATCCAGGGATTCACAATTTACTTCTCTCATTATACGCCAAGCAG GAAGATGACAGTGCCCTCCTCCGTTTCCTGCAATGCAAATTTGGGAAAGGACGAGAGAACGGTCCTGAATTTTTCTACGATCCCAAATACGCGTTGCGCCTGTGTCTCAAGGAGAAGAGAACTCGTGCTTGTGTCCATATATACAGCATGATGTCTATGCATGAAGAGGCGGTGGCCCTTGCTCTTCAG ATTGACCCAGAACTTGCTATGGCTGAGGCTGATAAggttgaagatgatgaagactTGAGAAAGAAGCTGTGGCTGATGGTTGCTAAGCATGTCGTCAAACAGGAAAAGGGAGCGAAAAGGGAAAACATAAGGAAAGCGATTGCCTTTCTCAAGGAAACTGATGGCCTTCTAAAGATTGAAGATATTTTGCCGTTCTTTCCGGACTTTGCCTTAATTGATGACTTCAAG GAAGCGATATGCTCATCTCTGGAGGATTACAACAAGCAAATAGAACAATTGAAAGAGGAGATGAATGATGCCACACGTGGTGCAGATAACATTAGAAATGATATCAGTGCCCTAACTCAAAGATATGCTGTAATCGACCGTGAAGAGGAATGCGGG GTTTGTAAACGTAAAATCTTGACGATGACCGGGGATTTCAGAATGGCTCAGGGATATACTTCATCCGGACCACTGGCTCCTTTCTATGTTTTTCCTTGTGGGCACTCTTTCCATGCGCAGTGCCTGATTACACACGTCACAAGCTGTGCACACGAGGAGCAA GCCGAGCATATACTCGATCTGCAGAAGCAGCTGACATTGCTTGGTAGCGAAACCCGGAGGGATATAAATGGTAATCGGTCTGATGAACCTGTAACTAGCACAACTACTGCAGACAAG CTTCGATCAGAACTAGATGATGCTATCGCCAGCGAATGCCCCTTCTGTGGAGAATTAATGATCAATGAGATCACTCTGCCTTTTATCAAACCTGAGGAAACACAACACTCTGCTTCATGGGACCTCCGACCACAGACAAACTTAGCGAACCAGAGGACCATTTCTTTACCTGTTTGA